The Raphanus sativus cultivar WK10039 unplaced genomic scaffold, ASM80110v3 Scaffold1784, whole genome shotgun sequence genome includes a region encoding these proteins:
- the LOC130504753 gene encoding uncharacterized protein LOC130504753: protein MLIKCDILMCKSVESTIRRAAAPPPPLKSLTPLLGGRNFRRGGELMGVDMLLVDSGGFVSLRRKLSKKHFIRRSINMVAELKNGSKISATMPNKYNSLFGSVSSVCSGRGDNTTICFPIALTVLRIPSCNVFIWKEKDARLDNNTSGPASALIEDISRQLRAKFDILSRRVLFLFPFFPLEFIYSRTSVCSCLKLGSYFCVQIHRD, encoded by the exons ATGTTGATTAAATGTGATATTTTGATGTGCAAGTCGGTAGAGTCGACTATAAGAAG AGCGGCCGCTCCTCCGCCACCGTTGAAGTCGCTTACTCCGCTTCTGGGAGGCAGAAACTTCCGCCGTGGTGGAGAGCTCATGGGCGTCGACATGCTCTTGGTTGATTCAG GTGGTTTTGTTTCTTTACGGAGAAAACTCAGCAAGAAGCATTTCATCAGAAGAAGCATAAACATGGTGGCAGAGCTGAAAAATGGGTCCAAAATCTCGGCTACAATGCCCAATAAATACAACAGTTTGTTCGGATCAGTGTCTTCTGTGTGCTCAGGTCGGGGAGACAACACAACAATTTGTTTTCCGATTGCACTTACAGTACTCAGAATTCCAAGCTGCAATGTATTTATCTGGAAAGAGAAGGATGCTAGACTTGATAACAATACTTCTGGACCGGCCAGTGCTCTAATTGAAGACATCTCTCGACAGCTTAGAGCAAAATTTGACATTCTCTCTCGACGTGTTCTGTTCCTGTTTCCTTTTTTTCCacttgaatttatttattctagAACTTCGGTTTGTTCATGTTTGAAGCTAGGAAGCTATTTTTGTGTGCAGATACATAGGGACTAA